In the Henningerozyma blattae CBS 6284 chromosome 8, complete genome genome, one interval contains:
- the MSI1 gene encoding Msi1p (similar to Saccharomyces cerevisiae MSI1 (YBR195C); ancestral locus Anc_8.548) yields the protein MEIENSTSISNDLQQRYSHWKKNTKLLYDYLNTNSNKWPSLTCQFFPDIDKSNDTHRLLLSTFTSSQIPDDESIYISHISTLNHLDWSSLNNFDMDEMEFKPDNRIKFPSKNLITDISITFPEGDCNKARYMPQNPDIIGCASSNGCIYIFDRTKRGSKLSTTTSARFSSGSKAYEAKLAKQRKFVIEDGTKNDEFECLSIAWNPQQEGQLLSCESNGNIHLWDFQKEFSSKNREINNTIWDTNFDDLGCNEVTWMNGHNSIFATCGENNKMAVFDTRKEGIVNSIEQGNHNGGINSCKFNYENAMLLASGDSNGIINLWDIRKLNKPIRNLYHGSSISTIEWSPLMNEMIASGGQEDGLVKLWDISNEEEPIFIHGGHMLGINDLSWDLHDPWLLCSVGSDNSIQIWKPAKHLVETKL from the coding sequence ATGGAGATTGAAAATTCTACTTCCATTTCCAACGACTTACAACAACGATATTCtcattggaaaaaaaatactaaattactatatgattatttaaatacaaattcTAACAAATGGCCATCGTTAACGTGCCAATTCTTCCctgatattgataaatcCAATGACACACATCGTTTGTTATTGTCTACTTTTACCTCATCACAAATACCTGATGATGAaagtatttatatttctcATATCTCTACATTAAACCATTTAGATTGGTCATcgttaaataattttgatatgGATGAAATGGAATTCAAACCTGATAATCGAATCAAATTCCCATccaagaatttaataactGATATAAGTATTACATTTCCTGAAGGAGATTGTAATAAAGCTCGATATATGCCTCAAAATCCCGATATCATTGGTTGTGCATCATCTAACGggtgtatatatatatttgatcGGACCAAGAGAGGTTCTAAATTATCCACTACTACATCAGCAAGATTTAGCAGTGGCAGTAAAGCTTATGAGGCTAAATTGGCAAAACAACGCAAATTTGTTATAGAAGATGGGACAAAAAACGATGAATTCGAATGTCTATCAATAGCATGGAATCCACAGCAAGAGGgtcaattattatcatgTGAAAGCAATGGTAATATTCATCTTTGGgattttcaaaaagaattttctaGTAAGAATAGAGAGATCAATAATACAATTTGGGATACAAATTTTGATGATCTCGGATGTAATGAAGTAACATGGATGAATGGACATAATTCTATCTTTGCCACTTGTggtgaaaataataagatgGCTGTATTTGATACTAGGAAAGAGGGTATTGTTAATAGTATTGAACAAGGGAATCACAATGGTGGTATAAATTCGtgcaaattcaattatGAAAATGCGATGCTATTAGCTTCGGGGGACTCTAATGGTATAATTAATCTTTGGGATATTCGAAAGCTAAATAAACCTATAAGGAATTTATATCATGGATCATCTATTTCTACTATTGAATGGAGTCCGTTAATGAATGAAATGATCGCTTCAGGTGGACAAGAAGATGGATTAGTCAAATTATGGGATATTAGCAATGAAGAAGAACCTATATTTATCCATGGGGGACATATGTTGGGCATTAATGATTTATCTTGGGATTTGCATGATCCATGGTTATTATGTAGTGTTGGTAGTGATAATTCTATACAAATTTGGAAACCTGCCAAACATTTAGTAGAGACTAAATTGTAA
- the TBLA0H03630 gene encoding DUF5315 domain-containing protein (similar to Saccharomyces cerevisiae YBR197C and YPL077C; ancestral locus Anc_8.546) gives MNTTQSSQDSDNSLKKQLSMEEDYEEFAEEARQAQLYGTIPRTIPNNDPYSRVLKKNSSGNKSGSKSKRKSNKKNEGPSADQANYASEIENDNTSLDDNSSPRVLSSQHNVDSQDRLWSEIDVLDDVKRLAAQTSAGTTNTFPGELEPQLIRLREAHTNLLKTMRDHHNELVERATQAERSNGSAPENASPTITGIATGGTSVVHSGAAAGPAVTASEDRYIEELISIIRELRG, from the coding sequence ATGAATACAACACAATCGAGCCAAGATTCCGATAACTCTTTAAAGAAGCAACTCAGTATGGAAGAAGATTATGAAGAGTTTGCAGAAGAGGCACGCCAAGCTCAATTATATGGCACTATTCCACGTACTATACCCAATAATGATCCATATTCTCGAGTGCTGAAGAAAAACTCCAGCGGCAACAAATCAGGCTCAAAATCTAAAAGAAAATCcaacaagaaaaatgaaGGCCCATCTGCCGATCAAGCTAATTATGCGAGCGAGATAGAAAATGACAATACATCATTGGATGACAATTCAAGCCCTAGAGTATTAAGCAGTCAACATAACGTTGACAGTCAAGACAGATTATGGAGTGAAATCGATGTTTTAGACGACGTCAAACGCTTGGCGGCACAGACTAGCGCTGGTACCACCAACACTTTCCCAGGAGAACTAGAACCACAATTAATTCGTCTAAGAGAAGCGCATACTAATCTTTTAAAGACAATGAGAGACCATCATAATGAATTGGTAGAGCGTGCAACACAAGCTGAACGTAGCAATGGTAGTGCACCTGAAAATGCATCTCCTACTATTACAGGGATAGCTACTGGAGGTACAAGTGTTGTTCATTCTGGAGCAGCAGCTGGCCCTGCTGTAACCGCCAGTGAGGACCGTTATATTGAAGAGCTCATCAGTATCATTAGAGAACTCCGAGGTTAA
- the PGI1 gene encoding glucose-6-phosphate isomerase (similar to Saccharomyces cerevisiae PGI1 (YBR196C); ancestral locus Anc_8.547) produces the protein MASQNTFSDFKLATELPAWKKLQALYDASGKNISVKQEFAKDAKRFEKFSHTFTNFDGSKILFDFSKNLVNDEVKAALIELAKEAKVTGLRDAMFKGDHINYTEDRAVYHVALRNRANKPMYVDGKNVAPEVDAVLKHMKEFSEEVRSGAWKGYTGKKITDVINIGIGGSDLGPVMVTEALKHYATDIKVHFVSNIDGTHIAETLKVVDPETTLFLIASKTFTTAETITNATSAKNWFLSKTGNNPAHIAKHFAALSTNEKAVGEFGIDTKNMFGFDSWVGGRYSVWSSIGLSVALYIGYDRFEEFLKGAEAVDKHFTETPLEENIPLLGGLLSVWYNNFFDAQTHLVAPFDQYLHRFPAYLQQLSMESNGKSVTRGNVFANYSTGSILFGEPATNAQHSFFQLVHQGTKIIPSDFILAAQSHNPIESKLHQKMLASNFFAQAEALMVGKDAAQVEAEGATGGLVPHKIFSGNRPTTSILAQKITPATLGSLIAYYEHVTFTEGAIWNINSFDQWGVELGKVLAKVIGKELEGSEIVKAHDESTNGLINQFKQWM, from the coding sequence ATGGCTTCTCAAAACACTTTCTCTGACTTCAAATTGGCTACTGAATTGCCAGCTTGGAAGAAATTACAAGCTTTGTACGATGCTTCTGGTAAGAATATCTCTGTCAAGCAAGAATTCGCCAAGGATGCTAAAcgttttgaaaaattctctCACACTTTCACTAACTTCGATGGTTCCAAGATCTTATTTGATTTCTCCAAGAATTTAGTTAACGATGAAGTTAAGGCTgctttaattgaattggCCAAGGAAGCTAAAGTCACTGGTTTAAGGGATGCTATGTTCAAGGGTGATCACATTAACTACACTGAAGACCGTGCTGTTTACCATGTTGCTTTAAGAAACAGAGCTAACAAGCCAATGTATGTTGACGGTAAGAACGTTGCTCCAGAAGTCGATGCTGTCTTGAAGCACATGAAGGAATTCTCTGAAGAAGTCCGTTCTGGTGCTTGGAAAGGTTACACCGGTAAGAAGATCACTGATGTTATTAACATCGGTATTGGTGGTTCCGATTTAGGTCCAGTTATGGTCACTGAAGCTTTGAAACATTACGCTACTGACATCAAAGTTCATTTTGTTTCTAACATCGATGGTACTCACATTGCTGAAACTTTAAAGGTTGTCGACCCAGAAACCACCTTGTTCTTGATTGCTTCTAAGACATTCACCACTGCTGAAACTATTACCAATGCTACTTCTGCTAAGAACTGGTTCTTGTCCAAGACTGGTAACAACCCAGCTCACATTGCTAAGCATTTCGCTGCTTTATCTACCAACGAAAAGGCTGTTGGTGAATTTGGTATTGACACTAAAAATATGTTCGGTTTCGACTCTTGGGTTGGTGGTCGTTACTCTGTTTGGTCTTCTATTGGTTTATCTGTTGCCTTATATATTGGCTACGATAGATTCGAAGAATTCTTAAAGGGTGCTGAAGCCGTTGACAAGCATTTCACTGAAACTCCATTAGAAGAAAACATTCCATTATTGGGTGGTTTATTATCCGTCTGGTACAACAATTTCTTCGATGCTCAAACTCATTTAGTTGCTCCATTCGACCAATACTTACACAGATTCCCAGCTTACTTACAACAATTATCCATGGAATCTAACGGTAAATCTGTTACCCGTGGTAATGTTTTCGCTAACTACTCTACTGGTTCTATCTTATTCGGTGAACCAGCTACCAACGCTCAACACTCTTTCTTCCAATTGGTTCACCAAGGTACCAAGATCATTCCATCCGATTTCATCTTAGCTGCTCAATCCCATAACCCAATTGAATCCAAATTACACCAAAAGATGTTGGCTTCCAACTTCTTTGCTCAAGCTGAAGCTTTAATGGTCGGTAAGGATGCTGCTCAAGTCGAAGCTGAAGGTGCTACTGGTGGTTTAGTTCCACACAAGATCTTCTCTGGTAACAGGCCAACTACTTCAATCTTGGCTCAAAAGATCACTCCAGCTACTTTGGGTTCTTTGATTGCTTACTACGAACACGTTACCTTCACTGAAGGTGCTATCTGGAACATCAACTCCTTCGACCAATGGGGTGTTGAATTAGGTAAGGTCTTAGCCAAGGTTATCGGTAAGGAATTAGAAGGTTCTGAAATCGTCAAGGCTCATGATGAATCTACCAACGGTTTAATCAACCAATTCAAACAATGGATGTAA